The following proteins are co-located in the Apium graveolens cultivar Ventura chromosome 5, ASM990537v1, whole genome shotgun sequence genome:
- the LOC141661778 gene encoding zeta-carotene desaturase, chloroplastic/chromoplastic has product MTSSLYFPATFRPCSAGITLSRCRPSKPHRIMFVRSDLEKNVSDMSTNAPKGLFPPEPEHYRGPKLKVAIIGAGLAGMSTAVELLDQGHEVDIYESRPFIGGKVGSFVDKRGNHIEMGLHVFFGCYNNLFRLLKKVGADQNLLVKDHTHTFVNKGGEIGELDFRFPVGAPLHGINAFLTTNQLKTYDKARNALALALSPVVRALVDPDGAMRDIRNLDDISFSEWFLSKGGTRKSIQRMWDPVAYALGFIDCDNMSARCMLTIFSLFATKTEASLLRMLKGSPDVYLSGPIRDYITQKGGRFHLRWGCREVLYEKTSDGQTYISGIAMSKATQKKVVKADAYVAACDVPGIKRLLPSQWREWEFFDNIYKLVGVPVVTVQLRYNGWVTEMKDLERSRQLRQAAGLDNLLYSPDADFSCFADLALASPEDYYLEGQGSLLQCVLTPGDPYMPLPNDEIINRVTKQVLALFPSSQGLEVTWSSVVKIGQSLYREGPGKDPFRPDQKTPIGNFFLAGSYTKQDYIDSMEGATLSGRQASAYICDAGEDLVALQKKIASIESNRPTEAELSLV; this is encoded by the exons ATGACATCCTCTTTGTATTTTCCGGCTACTTTCCGGCCTTGTTCCGCCGGAATTACACTCTCCCGTTGCCGTCCGTCCAAGCCTCATAGAATTATGTTCGTTCGCTCCGATTTAGAGAAAAATGTTTCCGACATGAGCACCAATG CTCCGAAAGGGCTATTTCCACCTGAACCGGAGCACTATCGTGGACCAAAGCTAAAAGTGGCTATTATAGGAGCAGGGCTTGCAGGCATGTCTACAGCTGTTGAGCTTTTAGATCAAGGGCACGAG GTGGATATATATGAATCAAGGCCTTTCATTGGAGGGAAAGTGGGTTCTTTCGTTGATAAACGCGGAAACCATATAGAAATGGGACTTCATGTGTTTTTTGGTTGCTACAATAATCTTTTCCGTCTTTTGAAAAAG GTTGGTGCAGATCAAAATCTGCTCGTGAAGGATCACACTCACACATTTGTAAACAAAGGGGGTGAAATTGGTG AGCTTGATTTCCGTTTCCCAGTTGGAGCACCATTACATGGAATTAATGCCTTTTTGACGACGAATCAACTCAAG ACTTATGATAAAGCAAGAAATGCTCTTGCCCTGGCCCTTAGTCCAGTTGTACGTGCACTTGTTGACCCAGATGGAGCAATGAGGGACATAAGAAACTTGGATGAT ATTAGTTTTTCTGAATGGTTCTTATCCAAAGGGGGCACTCGCAAGAGTATCCAAAGAATGTGGGATCCTGTTGCTTATGCTCTCGGGTTTATTGATTGTGATAACATGAGTGCTCGTTGTATGCTCACTATATTCTCATTGTTTGCAACTAAAACAGAAGCATCCCTTTTGCGCATGCTTAAAGGTTCTCCTGATGTTTATTTAAGCGGACCTATTAGAGACTACATTACACAAAAAGGGGGAAG GTTCCATCTCAGGTGGGGATGTCGTGAGGTTCTTTATGAAAAAACTAGTGATGGCCAAACATACATATCAGGAATTGCCATGTCTAAG GCAACTCAAAAAAAAGTCGTGAAAGCAGATGCCTATGTTGCAG CATGTGATGTCCCTGGAATCAAAAGATTACTGCCTTCACAGTGGAGAGAATGGGAGTTCTTTGACAATATATACAAACTAGTTGGTGTTCCTGTTGTTACAGTACAACTTAGATACAACGGCTGGGTTACAGAGATGAAGGATCTAGAAAGATCAAG GCAACTGAGGCAAGCAGCAGGACTAGATAATCTCCTTTATTCCCCAGATGCGGACTTCTCTTGTTTTGCAGACCTAGCACTTGCATCTCCAGAAGATTACTATCTTGAGGGGCAAGGCTCGTTGCTCCA ATGTGTGCTTACCCCTGGCGATCCTTACATGCCTTTACCAAATGATGAAATCATAAACAGAGTTACAAAGCAG GTCTTGGCTTTGTTCCCATCCTCCCAAGGTCTGGAAGTTACATGGTCATCTGTTGTTAAAATTGGCCAATCTTTATACCGTGAGGGCCCCGGTAAAGATCCATTTAGGCCTGATCAAAAGACCCCTATTGGAAACTTTTTCCTTGCCGGATCATATACAAAACAG gattatatagatagtatgGAAGGTGCAACTCTTTCAGGTAGACAAGCTTCTGCCTATATATGCGATGCTGGAGAAGATTTGGTGGCCTTGCAAAAGAAGATTGCTTCAATTGAGTCTAACAGACCTACAGAAGCCGAGTTGAGTCTTGTCTGA